In one Thermococcus sp. 2319x1 genomic region, the following are encoded:
- the sufB gene encoding Fe-S cluster assembly protein SufB translates to MSEHSKLEEILKAGSLEEILGTAVPYPKEIELKGKISRETVEELSRIKKEPEWMLRHRLRALELFEKLPMPRWVVGIEELDLDNLILYTKPELEKEVRDWDDLPENIRKTFERLNIPEIEKKFLSGLTAVFDSESVYSQLKEEFEKKGIIMLPMEEAVKKYPDLVKRYFGKVFPPGEHKFSALHHALWSGGAFVYIPKGVRVPFPIEAFFVIGSALEGQFEHTLLVADEGSYVHFIEGCSAPMYKGFSFHDGMVEIYAHKNATVKFTTIQNWSRNVINFNNKRAIIEENAYVEWIEGSIGSYITYTYPSSVLKGDGARTAQYVVSLSNGPYLKDTGAKSFHVGRNTSSKIVSKSISANGGTNIYRGLVRIAKGAKNSTATVSCDSLILDEESRAYTYPHNQNDEPSASIIHEATTGRLSEDKLFYLNARGIKEEEAKSLIVLGFISEVLEGLPFEYVEVLKKVIELEFSEVGGVG, encoded by the coding sequence ATGAGTGAGCACTCAAAGCTTGAGGAAATCTTGAAGGCGGGCTCCCTTGAGGAGATTCTTGGAACGGCCGTTCCTTACCCCAAGGAAATAGAGCTGAAGGGAAAGATAAGCCGAGAAACGGTGGAGGAGCTTTCGAGGATAAAAAAGGAACCTGAGTGGATGCTCAGGCATAGATTAAGGGCTTTGGAGCTTTTTGAAAAACTTCCAATGCCCAGATGGGTTGTTGGTATTGAGGAACTCGATCTGGATAACCTTATTCTTTACACCAAACCCGAGCTTGAGAAGGAGGTAAGGGACTGGGATGATTTGCCGGAGAACATAAGAAAGACCTTCGAGAGGCTCAACATCCCGGAGATAGAGAAGAAGTTTTTATCGGGCTTAACCGCTGTTTTCGACAGCGAGAGCGTCTACTCCCAGCTCAAGGAGGAGTTCGAGAAGAAGGGCATCATAATGCTTCCCATGGAGGAGGCCGTGAAAAAATATCCAGACCTGGTCAAGAGGTACTTCGGAAAGGTTTTCCCGCCGGGCGAGCACAAGTTTTCCGCTCTACACCACGCTCTCTGGAGCGGAGGAGCCTTCGTCTACATTCCGAAGGGGGTTAGGGTGCCTTTCCCGATAGAGGCCTTCTTCGTCATCGGCTCGGCTTTGGAAGGCCAGTTCGAGCACACCCTATTGGTAGCGGACGAAGGGAGCTACGTCCACTTCATTGAAGGCTGTTCCGCGCCGATGTACAAGGGCTTCTCCTTCCATGACGGAATGGTGGAGATATACGCCCACAAAAATGCCACCGTCAAGTTCACCACCATACAGAACTGGAGCAGGAACGTGATAAACTTCAACAACAAGCGCGCCATAATCGAGGAAAACGCCTATGTGGAGTGGATAGAAGGCAGCATAGGGAGTTACATAACCTACACCTATCCCTCGAGCGTCCTGAAGGGCGATGGGGCAAGAACGGCCCAGTACGTCGTCTCGCTCAGCAACGGGCCATATCTCAAAGACACAGGAGCCAAGAGCTTCCATGTGGGCAGAAATACCAGCTCGAAGATAGTCTCGAAGAGCATAAGCGCCAACGGGGGAACCAACATCTACCGCGGTCTCGTCAGGATAGCCAAGGGAGCAAAGAACTCAACTGCCACGGTTTCATGTGACTCGCTCATCCTCGATGAAGAAAGCAGGGCCTACACTTATCCGCACAACCAGAACGATGAGCCATCAGCGAGCATAATCCACGAAGCTACTACCGGAAGGCTCAGCGAGGATAAGCTCTTCTACCTTAACGCAAGGGGCATAAAGGAGGAAGAGGCTAAAAGCCTCATCGTCCTGGGCTTCATCAGCGAGGTCCTTGAGGGGCTTCCCTTTGAGTACGTTGAGGTGCTCAAGAAGGTTATAGAGCTTGAGTTCAGCGAGGTTGGGGGTGTTGGATGA
- the sufC gene encoding Fe-S cluster assembly ATPase SufC translates to MLKVDNLRVKVEDKEILKGISLTVDDGELHVVMGPNGSGKSTLALTIAGHPRYQVVDGSILFEGEDITNMPPEERVKKGIFLSFQHPVEVEGVKVIQFLQRVLKNLKGLEEIKAYELIFDAVQELGLDESILSRFLNVGFSGGERKKLEMLQAYLVKPKLLILDEPDSGVDVDSLKMIASVINKLHEEGTSILLITHYGRILEHLKPSRVHVIKEGKIVVSGGVELVKMIEEKGFAAVGGL, encoded by the coding sequence ATGTTGAAAGTGGATAACCTTAGAGTTAAAGTGGAAGATAAGGAGATTTTAAAGGGCATCTCCCTCACCGTTGATGATGGAGAACTTCACGTTGTAATGGGGCCCAATGGGAGTGGGAAATCCACCCTGGCTTTGACCATAGCAGGGCATCCAAGGTATCAAGTAGTAGACGGTAGCATACTCTTTGAGGGGGAGGACATAACCAACATGCCTCCCGAAGAGAGGGTCAAAAAGGGAATTTTTCTGAGCTTTCAGCATCCGGTGGAGGTTGAGGGTGTCAAGGTTATTCAATTTTTGCAGAGGGTTCTGAAGAACCTCAAGGGCTTGGAGGAGATAAAGGCCTATGAACTCATCTTTGACGCTGTTCAAGAACTTGGACTGGATGAATCAATACTTTCAAGGTTTTTGAACGTTGGATTTTCTGGAGGCGAGAGAAAAAAACTTGAAATGCTCCAGGCGTACCTTGTGAAGCCAAAGCTTCTTATCTTGGACGAGCCCGACAGCGGGGTTGATGTGGATTCTCTAAAAATGATAGCCAGCGTTATAAACAAACTTCACGAAGAAGGCACGTCGATTCTTTTGATAACCCACTACGGTAGAATCCTCGAGCACCTTAAGCCCAGCAGGGTTCACGTTATTAAGGAAGGAAAGATAGTTGTCTCGGGTGGAGTTGAGCTGGTAAAGATGATAGAGGAGAAGGGCTTTGCGGCGGTGGGGGGACTATGA